A DNA window from Brassica napus cultivar Da-Ae chromosome C1, Da-Ae, whole genome shotgun sequence contains the following coding sequences:
- the LOC106375705 gene encoding alpha-ketoglutarate-dependent dioxygenase alkB homolog 6 isoform X1: protein MELESFRVGLTPTVFYIPGFITDEEQTQLLNHIYGGSGSKWKTLKNRRLQNWGGMVHEKGLVPQELPSWLTKITEKIHESTGLFPSAINHVLINEYHPDQGIMPHQDGPAYFPVVAILSLGSPVVMDFSPHLRLRSSDDDDISRDQSGKSGVPERDDKHSFSVLMMPRSLLIFKDDAYSDYLHGISDSPTQCYKQVINEAEALSFSENSSGEDGDNKILHRDQTRVSLTCRLVPKVHKNLFRF, encoded by the exons ATGGAGTTGGAGAGCTTCAGGGTAGGTCTTACCCCTACAGTCTTCTACATTCCTGGTTTCATTACTGACGAAGAACAAACTCAGCTCCTCAATCAT ATATATGGAGGATCTGGTTCCAAGTGGAAGACGTTAAAGAACAGAAGGTTACAGAACTGGG GTGGTATGGTCCATGAAAAGGGTCTTGTTCCACAAGAGT TGCCTTCTTGGCTTACAAAGATTACCGAGAAAATTCATGAAAGCACGGGTCTTTTCCCTTCTGCTATAAATCATGTCCTCATCAATGAATACCATCCTGACCAAGGGATAATG cCACACCAAGATGGACCCGCTTATTTCCCTGTTGTAGCTATCCTGTCTCTAGGCTCACCTGTCGTTATGGACTTCAGTCCGCATTTGAGATTAAGATCATCAGACGATGATGACATTTCCAGAGATCAAAGTGGAAAGAGTGGTGTGCCTGAGAGAGATGATAAACACTCATTCTCCGTTTTGATGATGCCTCGAAGTCTACTAATCTTCAAAGATGACGCTTACTCAG ATTACCTCCACGGCATCAGCGATAGTCCAACACAATGCTACAAACAG GTCATTAATGAAGCTGAAGCTTTGTCTTTCTCGGAGAATTCTAGTGGAGAAGATGGTGACAACAAGATTCTTCACAGAGACCAAACTAGAGTTTCACTTACCTGCCGTTTAGTCCCCAAAGTCCATAAGAATCTCTTCAGGTTttag
- the LOC106373030 gene encoding ribonuclease H2 subunit B-like: MSSTVWWEGVEKTRVLIAPDSACGGNKPGELLTLRHPKSENGTCYLFNNDMLQEIQWFKQSYGSWFLGDYISQDGSLYMATPVDPVFILLPVFDQARMKKGDDPGKFRQLDEVLFVEGYPEYQHLSSLAEKCMEIVCQTQEVGSMKFYRLDNSKVLAWLTCKVRSLKKALPALDKNYAAQDEKQTLVDAVSIVGEYLKTEPWLKLLYDHLGLEFVDPTTKESNTETFPNANENKMDYSNSLQERANKKTGKPEKQTKQAKVETGSKNIRDMFSRASKKKC, from the exons ATGAGTTCTACTGTTTGGTGGGAAGGAGTTGAGAAGACACGAGTTCTCATTGCCCCAG ATTCAGCATGTGGAGGAAACAAACCTGGAGAACTATTAACACTTCGCCATCCAAAATCAG AAAATGGAACTTGCTACCTTTTTAACAATGACATGCTTCAAGAAATTCAATGGTTTAAGCAATCATATGGTTCTTGGTTCCTTGGAGATTACATTTCTCAAG ATGGAAGCTTATATATGGCTACTCCGGTTGATCCTGTTTTCATCTTGTTGCCTGTTTTCGACCAAGCAAGAATGAAG AAAGGGGATGATCCTGGAAAGTTCAGGCAACTGGATGAGGTTTTATTTGTTGAAGGATATCCTGAATATCAACATCTGTCGTCACTTGCAGAGAAGTGTATGGAGATCGTTTGTCAAACTCAAG AGGTTGGATCTATGAAGTTTTATCGACTTGATAACTCGAAAGTTTTAGCTTGGTTAACTTGTAAG GTGCGCTCTTTAAAGAAGGCTCTACCGGCATTGGACAAGAACTATGCAGCTCAAGATGAGAAACAAACAT TGGTGGATGCAGTTTCAATTGTGGGAGAGTACCTGAAGACAGAGCCTTGGTTGAAGCTTCTCTATGATCATCTTGG ACTGGAGTTTGTAGACCCAACAACGAAAGAAAGCAATACAGAGACCTTTCCAAATGCAAATGAGAATAAAATGGACTACTCAAATTCATTACAG GAGAGAGCAAACAAGAAGACAGGAAAACCTGAGAAACAGACAAAGCAAGCAAAGGTAGAGACTGGATCAAAGAACATAAGGGATATGTTTTCAAGGGCTTCTAAGAAAAAGTGCTGA
- the LOC106360762 gene encoding CTP synthase isoform X1 has translation MKYVVVSGGVVSGLGKGVTASSIGLILKSCGFRVTAIKIDPYLNIDAGTMSPIEHGEVYVLDDGGEVDLDLGNYERFMDIKLTRENNITTGKVYKHVLEKERRGDYLGKTVQVVPHITDAIQEWIERAAKIPVDGQSGPADVCVIELGGTIGDIESMPFIEALGQFSYRVGSENFCLIHVSLVPVLNVVGEQASLLRLVSFGVFILTMSNIMWSNCLQKTKPTQHSVKDLRGLGLSPNILACRSTKPLEDNVKAKLSQFCQVPMENIVTLYDCPNIWHIPLLLKEQKAHEAILHVLNLTGIAKEPALEEWSLMAKMSDKLHVPVRIAVVGKYTELLDSYLSIHKALLHASVARRKKLVIDWIPASDLEQGAKKENPDAYKAAWKLLKGADGILVPGGFGNRGVQGKILAAKHARENKVPYLGICLGMQLAVVEYARNVLGLADANSAELDPNTKNPCVIFMPEGSTTHMGGTMRLGSRRTYFQSKDSKSAKLYGNRSFVDERHRHRYEVNPAMVPRFESSGLTFPGKDETGQRMEIVELPNHPFYVGAQFHPEYKSRPGKPSPLFLGLIGAASGELDNVLQQSCQESVGSRPHSNGKLERLYWKGAAKKPVSVVYSVCDRVCS, from the exons atgaagtacGTAGTGGTTTCAGGTGGAGTAGTGAGTGGACTCGGAAAAGGAGTCACGGCAAGTAGCATCGGTCTCATCCTCAAATCATGTGGATTCCGAGTCACCGCCATTAAAATCG ATCCTTACTTAAACATTGATGCTGGGACCATGTCACCTATTGAACATGGTGAAGTTTACGTCTTGGACGATGGTGGCGAG gttgatCTTGATCTTGGGAACTATGAGAGGTTCATGGACATCAAGCTGACCCGTGAAAACAACATAACTACCGGGAAGGTTTATAAG CATGTGcttgagaaagagaggagagGAGATTATCTTGGGAAGACTGTCCAG GTTGTTCCTCATATCACCGATGCTATTCAAGAATGGATTGAGCGTGCAGCTAAGATTCCAGTTGATGGACAGTCTGGTCCAGCTGATGTCTGTGTCATTGAACTTGGAGGAACAATAG GAGACATAGAGTCCATGCCTTTTATTGAAGCTCTTGGGCAGTTCTCCTATCGTGTTG GCTCTGAGAATTTCTGCTTGATCCATGTCAGTCTTGTGCCTGTATTGAATGTTGTTGGTGAACAGGCAAGTCTCTTGAGACTTGTTTCTTTTGGAGTTTTTATCCTAACGATGTCTAACATAATGTGGTCTAATTGCTTACAGAAGACTAAACCAACGCAACATAGCGTTAAAGACTTGAGAGGCCTTGGCTTGAGCCCTAACATCTTGGCTTGCAGAAGCACAAAG CCACTTGAAGATAATGTGAAGGCCAAACTCTCTCAGTTTTGCCAAGTTCCG ATGGAGAACATTGTGACTCTCTATGATTGCCCCAACATTTGGCACATTCCATTGCTTCTCAAA GAACAAAAGGCACACGAGGCGATTCTGCATGTCCTGAACCTTACAGG AATTGCAAAGGAGCCTGCATTAGAGGAATGGTCTCTGATGGCTAAAATGAGCGACAAGTTGCACGTTCCG GTAAGAATTGCTGTTGTTGGGAAGTATACTGAGCTCTTGGATTCATATCTTTCCATCCATAAG GCTCTCTTGCATGCTTCTGTGGCTAGGCGCAAGAAACTTGTCATAGATTGGATTCCAGCTAGTGATCTTGAACAAGGTGCCAAGAAAGAG AATCCAGATGCATATAAGGCAGCGTGGAAGTTACTCAAGGGTGCTGATGGTATTCTTGTGCCTGGAGGTTTTGGAAACAGAGGTGTACAAGGAAAGATTCTTGCAGCCAAACACGCCAGAGAAAACAAAGTTCCATACCTTGGTATCTGTCTAGGTATGCAACTCGCTGTGGTCGAGTATGCAAGAAACGTACTCGGTTTGGCAGATGCAAACAGCGCTGAACTCGATCCCAACACCAAGAACCCTTGTGTTATCTTCATGCCTGAG GGCTCGACAACTCATATGGGAGGCACCATGAGGTTAGGTTCAAGAAGAACTTATTTTCAAAGCAAGGACTCCAAATCAGCAAAACT ATATGGGAACAGAAGTTTTGTCGATGAGAGACACCGACACAGATATGAG GTGAATCCAGCTATGGTTCCACGTTTCGAGAGCTCTGGACTCACATTCCCAGGAAAAGACGAGACGGGTCAGCGAATGGAGATCGTTGAGCTGCCAAACCATCCGTTCTACGTTGGAGCTCAGTTCCATCCTGAGTACAAATCAAGACCAGGCAAACCATCTCCTCTCTTCCTag GACTAATTGGAGCAGCTAGTGGAGAGCTAGACAATGTACTGCAACAAAGCTGCCAAGAAAGCGTCGGCTCACGTCCTCACTCCAACGGAAAGCTCGAGAGGCTTTACTGGAAAGGTGCAGCGAAAAAGCCAGTCAGTGTTGTATACAGTGTATGTGATCGTGTCTGCTCATGA
- the LOC106375704 gene encoding elongation factor Tu, chloroplastic, with protein sequence MAISSPAYSRLICSYSSPSPSPSLSPAISTSVKLNLSSSFLPSYSLSTPSAPHSPRRSFTVRAARGKFERKKPHVNIGTIGHVDHGKTTLTAALTMALASMGNSVAKKYDEIDAAPEERARGITINTATVEYETENRHYAHVDCPGHADYVKNMITGAAQMDGAILVVSGADGPMPQTKEHILLAKQVGVPDMVVFLNKEDQVDDAELLELVELEVRELLSSYEFNGDDIPIISGSALLAVETLTENPNVKRGDNKWVDKIYELMDAVDSYIPIPQRQTELPFLLAVEDVFSITGRGTVATGRVERGTVKVGETVDLVGLRETRNYTVTGVEMFQKILDEALAGDNVGLLLRGIQKADIQRGMVLAKPGSITPHTKFEAIVYVLKKEEGGRHSPFFAGYRPQFYMRTTDVTGKVTKIMNDKDEESKMVMPGDRVKIVVELIVPVACEQGMRFAIREGGKTVGAGVIQSIIE encoded by the coding sequence ATGGCGATATCGTCTCCCGCCTACTCCAGACTCATCTGCTCCTACTCCTCCCCCTCCCCCTCCCCTTCCCTCTCTCCCGCCATTTCCACTTCCGTTAAACTCAACCTCTCTTCCTCCTTCCTCCCTTCGTACTCACTCTCCACCCCCTCAGCTCCCCACTCCCCCCGCCGCTCCTTCACCGTCCGCGCCGCCCGCGGGAAGTTCGAGAGAAAAAAGCCCCACGTCAACATCGGAACAATCGGCCACGTCGACCACGGCAAGACCACCCTAACCGCCGCCCTCACCATGGCCCTCGCCTCCATGGGGAACAGCGTCGCCAAAAAGTACGACGAGATCGACGCCGCGCCGGAAGAGAGAGCCCGCGGGATCACGATCAACACCGCCACCGTCGAGTACGAGACGGAGAACCGCCACTACGCCCACGTGGACTGCCCCGGCCACGCCGATTACGTCAAGAACATGATCACCGGAGCCGCGCAGATGGACGGAGCCATCCTCGTCGTCTCCGGCGCCGACGGACCTATGCCGCAGACCAAAGAGCACATCCTTCTCGCTAAGCAGGTCGGCGTCCCCGACATGGTCGTCTTCTTGAACAAAGAGGATCAGGTCGATGACGCCGAGCTGTTGGAGCTCGTTGAGCTTGAGGTGCGTGAGCTTTTGTCCTCTTACGAGTTTAACGGTGATGATATCCCGATTATCTCCGGATCCGCGTTGTTAGCTGTAGAGACGCTTACTGAGAACCCCAACGTGAAGAGAGGAGATAACAAGTGGGTGGATAAGATCTACGAGCTGATGGACGCTGTTGATAGCTATATTCCAATTCCTCAGAGACAGACCGAGTTGCCTTTCTTGTTAGCTGTTGAAGATGTGTTCTCCATCACGGGGCGTGGGACTGTGGCCACAGGGAGGGTTGAGAGAGGGACTGTTAAGGTGGGAGAGACTGTGGATTTGGTTGGGTTGAGAGAGACTAGGAACTATACAGTCACTGGGGTCGAAATGTTTCAGAAGATTCTTGATGAGGCATTGGCTGGTGACAATGTTGGGTTGTTGCTTAGAGGGATTCAAAAGGCTGATATTCAGAGGGGGATGGTGTTGGCTAAGCCTGGGAGTATTACTCCGCATACTAAGTTCGAGGCGATTGTGTATGTGTTGAAGAAGGAGGAAGGTGGGAGGCATTCTCCGTTTTTCGCGGGGTACAGGCCTCAGTTTTACATGAGGACGACGGATGTTACGGGGAAAGTGACGAAGATTATGAACGATAAAGATGAGGAGTCGAAGATGGTTATGCCTGGGGATAGGGTGAAGATTGTTGTGGAGCTTATTGTGCCGGTTGCTTGTGAGCAAGGGATGAGGTTTGCTATTAGAGAAGGCGGGAAGACCGTTGGTGCTGGAGTTATTCAGTCTATCATCGAGTGA
- the LOC106360762 gene encoding CTP synthase isoform X2, whose translation MKYVVVSGGVVSGLGKGVTASSIGLILKSCGFRVTAIKIDPYLNIDAGTMSPIEHGEVYVLDDGGEVDLDLGNYERFMDIKLTRENNITTGKVYKHVLEKERRGDYLGKTVQVVPHITDAIQEWIERAAKIPVDGQSGPADVCVIELGGTIGDIESMPFIEALGQFSYRVGSENFCLIHVSLVPVLNVVGEQKTKPTQHSVKDLRGLGLSPNILACRSTKPLEDNVKAKLSQFCQVPMENIVTLYDCPNIWHIPLLLKEQKAHEAILHVLNLTGIAKEPALEEWSLMAKMSDKLHVPVRIAVVGKYTELLDSYLSIHKALLHASVARRKKLVIDWIPASDLEQGAKKENPDAYKAAWKLLKGADGILVPGGFGNRGVQGKILAAKHARENKVPYLGICLGMQLAVVEYARNVLGLADANSAELDPNTKNPCVIFMPEGSTTHMGGTMRLGSRRTYFQSKDSKSAKLYGNRSFVDERHRHRYEVNPAMVPRFESSGLTFPGKDETGQRMEIVELPNHPFYVGAQFHPEYKSRPGKPSPLFLGLIGAASGELDNVLQQSCQESVGSRPHSNGKLERLYWKGAAKKPVSVVYSVCDRVCS comes from the exons atgaagtacGTAGTGGTTTCAGGTGGAGTAGTGAGTGGACTCGGAAAAGGAGTCACGGCAAGTAGCATCGGTCTCATCCTCAAATCATGTGGATTCCGAGTCACCGCCATTAAAATCG ATCCTTACTTAAACATTGATGCTGGGACCATGTCACCTATTGAACATGGTGAAGTTTACGTCTTGGACGATGGTGGCGAG gttgatCTTGATCTTGGGAACTATGAGAGGTTCATGGACATCAAGCTGACCCGTGAAAACAACATAACTACCGGGAAGGTTTATAAG CATGTGcttgagaaagagaggagagGAGATTATCTTGGGAAGACTGTCCAG GTTGTTCCTCATATCACCGATGCTATTCAAGAATGGATTGAGCGTGCAGCTAAGATTCCAGTTGATGGACAGTCTGGTCCAGCTGATGTCTGTGTCATTGAACTTGGAGGAACAATAG GAGACATAGAGTCCATGCCTTTTATTGAAGCTCTTGGGCAGTTCTCCTATCGTGTTG GCTCTGAGAATTTCTGCTTGATCCATGTCAGTCTTGTGCCTGTATTGAATGTTGTTGGTGAACAG AAGACTAAACCAACGCAACATAGCGTTAAAGACTTGAGAGGCCTTGGCTTGAGCCCTAACATCTTGGCTTGCAGAAGCACAAAG CCACTTGAAGATAATGTGAAGGCCAAACTCTCTCAGTTTTGCCAAGTTCCG ATGGAGAACATTGTGACTCTCTATGATTGCCCCAACATTTGGCACATTCCATTGCTTCTCAAA GAACAAAAGGCACACGAGGCGATTCTGCATGTCCTGAACCTTACAGG AATTGCAAAGGAGCCTGCATTAGAGGAATGGTCTCTGATGGCTAAAATGAGCGACAAGTTGCACGTTCCG GTAAGAATTGCTGTTGTTGGGAAGTATACTGAGCTCTTGGATTCATATCTTTCCATCCATAAG GCTCTCTTGCATGCTTCTGTGGCTAGGCGCAAGAAACTTGTCATAGATTGGATTCCAGCTAGTGATCTTGAACAAGGTGCCAAGAAAGAG AATCCAGATGCATATAAGGCAGCGTGGAAGTTACTCAAGGGTGCTGATGGTATTCTTGTGCCTGGAGGTTTTGGAAACAGAGGTGTACAAGGAAAGATTCTTGCAGCCAAACACGCCAGAGAAAACAAAGTTCCATACCTTGGTATCTGTCTAGGTATGCAACTCGCTGTGGTCGAGTATGCAAGAAACGTACTCGGTTTGGCAGATGCAAACAGCGCTGAACTCGATCCCAACACCAAGAACCCTTGTGTTATCTTCATGCCTGAG GGCTCGACAACTCATATGGGAGGCACCATGAGGTTAGGTTCAAGAAGAACTTATTTTCAAAGCAAGGACTCCAAATCAGCAAAACT ATATGGGAACAGAAGTTTTGTCGATGAGAGACACCGACACAGATATGAG GTGAATCCAGCTATGGTTCCACGTTTCGAGAGCTCTGGACTCACATTCCCAGGAAAAGACGAGACGGGTCAGCGAATGGAGATCGTTGAGCTGCCAAACCATCCGTTCTACGTTGGAGCTCAGTTCCATCCTGAGTACAAATCAAGACCAGGCAAACCATCTCCTCTCTTCCTag GACTAATTGGAGCAGCTAGTGGAGAGCTAGACAATGTACTGCAACAAAGCTGCCAAGAAAGCGTCGGCTCACGTCCTCACTCCAACGGAAAGCTCGAGAGGCTTTACTGGAAAGGTGCAGCGAAAAAGCCAGTCAGTGTTGTATACAGTGTATGTGATCGTGTCTGCTCATGA
- the LOC106374359 gene encoding vacuolar protein sorting-associated protein 2 homolog 2-like: MKGATTAMVAMNKQMAPTKQAKVIKEFQKQSAQLDMTIEMMSEAIDETLDKDEAEEETEDLTNQVLDEIGVGVASQLSSAPKGRIATKTAAPTTVNNKNDSESTEVDDLERRLASLRRI; this comes from the exons ATGAAAGGTGCAACCACAGCTATGGTTGCAATGAACAAG CAAATGGCACCGACCAAACAAGCTAAGGTGATCAAGGAGTTCCAGAAGCAGTCAGCACAACTTGACATGACG ATAGAGATGATGTCAGAGGCAATTGATGAAACACTTGACAAAGACGAAGCTGAAGAAGAAACCGAAGATCTAACTAACCAG GTGCTTGATGAGATTGGTGTTGGTGTTGCATCTCAG TTATCTTCAGCTCCGAAGGGCCGGATTGCTACAAAAACCGCTGCTCCCACTACAGTCAATAACAAGAACGA CTCGGAATCTACCGAAGTGGATGATCTAGAGAGGAGGTTGGCTTCACTACGACGAATCTGA
- the LOC106375705 gene encoding alpha-ketoglutarate-dependent dioxygenase alkB homolog 6 isoform X2, which produces MVHEKGLVPQELPSWLTKITEKIHESTGLFPSAINHVLINEYHPDQGIMPHQDGPAYFPVVAILSLGSPVVMDFSPHLRLRSSDDDDISRDQSGKSGVPERDDKHSFSVLMMPRSLLIFKDDAYSDYLHGISDSPTQCYKQVINEAEALSFSENSSGEDGDNKILHRDQTRVSLTCRLVPKVHKNLFRF; this is translated from the exons ATGGTCCATGAAAAGGGTCTTGTTCCACAAGAGT TGCCTTCTTGGCTTACAAAGATTACCGAGAAAATTCATGAAAGCACGGGTCTTTTCCCTTCTGCTATAAATCATGTCCTCATCAATGAATACCATCCTGACCAAGGGATAATG cCACACCAAGATGGACCCGCTTATTTCCCTGTTGTAGCTATCCTGTCTCTAGGCTCACCTGTCGTTATGGACTTCAGTCCGCATTTGAGATTAAGATCATCAGACGATGATGACATTTCCAGAGATCAAAGTGGAAAGAGTGGTGTGCCTGAGAGAGATGATAAACACTCATTCTCCGTTTTGATGATGCCTCGAAGTCTACTAATCTTCAAAGATGACGCTTACTCAG ATTACCTCCACGGCATCAGCGATAGTCCAACACAATGCTACAAACAG GTCATTAATGAAGCTGAAGCTTTGTCTTTCTCGGAGAATTCTAGTGGAGAAGATGGTGACAACAAGATTCTTCACAGAGACCAAACTAGAGTTTCACTTACCTGCCGTTTAGTCCCCAAAGTCCATAAGAATCTCTTCAGGTTttag